A window of Puniceicoccus vermicola contains these coding sequences:
- a CDS encoding Gfo/Idh/MocA family protein — protein sequence MPTRNIKAQHTLTVALVGVTGYANMYVDRLVSYHRNGRIRLQAATVINPSEASEACHVLHEIGCRIYSDFEKMIAEESGRIDLCAIPTGIHLHCPMTIAALNAGMNVLVEKPLTARADEARMMVEARNRSGLEIFVGFQTMFNRSLWETKDLLTRQKFGRVKMIKSIALWPRPTTYYTRNNWAGKLSVGPNTIFDSPVNNAMAHFVMMPLFLSGKDIENTASIVQLEADAFRAQNIESFDTFSARATTNNGIELLFNFSHSTQERYRPTIEVVCEGGTLQWFENENYRYPDPDKVSAHSTRIEPVDARTEMFENIFNRLQNRPGNCCTVDHAMAHTEFVNHLHHDLIVAEVPKNQISSEIRNGLSYSFVPGLGEQMFHSHQSGEILSQVIPNWIHELLNTIPVK from the coding sequence ATGCCAACTAGAAACATCAAAGCCCAACATACACTCACGGTCGCTCTGGTCGGCGTTACCGGGTACGCGAATATGTATGTTGACCGGTTGGTCTCCTATCATCGAAACGGGAGAATCCGTCTTCAAGCGGCAACCGTCATCAACCCATCCGAAGCTTCTGAAGCCTGTCACGTTCTCCATGAAATCGGGTGCCGGATCTATAGCGACTTCGAAAAAATGATCGCCGAGGAATCAGGTAGAATCGACCTTTGCGCGATTCCCACGGGGATTCACCTCCACTGCCCCATGACCATTGCTGCGCTCAATGCAGGAATGAACGTTCTGGTCGAAAAGCCTCTGACAGCTCGTGCCGACGAAGCCCGTATGATGGTCGAGGCACGCAACCGAAGTGGTCTCGAAATATTCGTCGGATTTCAAACCATGTTCAACCGGAGCCTCTGGGAAACCAAAGATCTATTGACCCGTCAAAAATTCGGGAGAGTCAAAATGATCAAAAGCATCGCTTTGTGGCCCCGCCCCACTACCTACTATACCCGCAACAATTGGGCGGGCAAATTATCAGTCGGCCCAAACACCATATTCGATTCTCCGGTCAACAACGCGATGGCGCATTTCGTCATGATGCCTCTATTCCTCAGCGGCAAAGACATCGAAAACACGGCGTCGATCGTTCAACTGGAAGCCGACGCATTCCGAGCCCAAAACATTGAGAGTTTTGATACCTTTTCAGCCAGAGCCACCACGAACAACGGCATCGAGCTGCTTTTTAACTTTAGCCACTCCACCCAAGAACGCTATCGACCGACCATTGAAGTAGTCTGCGAAGGAGGGACTCTGCAATGGTTCGAAAACGAGAATTACCGATATCCCGATCCCGACAAAGTTTCCGCCCATTCGACCAGAATCGAACCGGTCGACGCTCGAACCGAGATGTTCGAGAATATCTTCAATCGTCTTCAAAACCGACCGGGAAACTGCTGCACTGTCGACCACGCAATGGCCCATACCGAGTTCGTCAATCATCTCCACCACGACCTTATCGTCGCCGAGGTCCCCAAGAATCAGATCTCAAGCGAAATCCGGAACGGTCTCTCCTATAGTTTTGTTCCAGGTCTCGGAGAGCAAATGTTTCACTCCCATCAATCCGGAGAGATTCTTTCGCAAGTCATCCCCAATTGGATACATGAACTACTAAACACCATTCCTGTTAAGTAA
- a CDS encoding sulfatase family protein, whose protein sequence is MKPNVIVVLADQHHAQMMGCAGHPQALTPNLDAFADSGVRFSSAYAQNPICTPSRMSILSGQYCMNHGYYGLSGPSPKHLDNLFRHFKRNDYRTACYGKMHLPDSPRNWIADDVDEFCDAYERADGARGESEYLQHLESKGIRNLEDSWHNPHHYGESSISLDARPSDLPYEDTMEMWSLEKAKRFMKQSDSDPFFVELCFQKPHHPLLPQKRFWDLYSPDLDLPDNINANPGHRPPHFQDAYHEFHSMKWDYAKEGDPFEDGARRAWRGTLACISQIDDVFGKLLTFLEDNGLSENTIVIYGSDHGCYHGLHGIVEKAPGICSESVCKVPLIWKVPGTTPEGRICDSLVENIDIATTLPSLCNIPEMESADGCNIIPLLKGSQEPVREIAVTENPWTKALRYGKWRYVYYPKQVFGSSKIGELYDIESDPWETKNLYDDDVYSSVQLHCQRLLLDWVITRRRSVTAQVTIKEPQVSSYQRGAFFRYPVCEDGTAPNFAQPRNRSNLHQRYL, encoded by the coding sequence ATGAAACCGAATGTCATTGTAGTGTTGGCCGACCAGCACCACGCCCAGATGATGGGCTGCGCCGGGCACCCGCAAGCCCTCACCCCGAATCTGGATGCGTTTGCAGATTCCGGGGTGCGATTTTCCTCTGCTTACGCTCAGAATCCGATCTGCACACCGAGTCGCATGAGTATTCTAAGCGGGCAATACTGTATGAATCATGGTTACTACGGTCTTTCCGGGCCGAGCCCCAAACACCTGGACAACCTATTCCGTCACTTCAAGAGGAATGACTACCGAACCGCCTGCTATGGGAAGATGCACTTGCCAGATTCCCCGCGAAACTGGATTGCAGACGATGTTGACGAGTTTTGCGATGCTTACGAAAGAGCCGATGGGGCACGAGGAGAGTCTGAGTACCTGCAGCACCTTGAATCGAAAGGAATACGAAATCTCGAAGACAGCTGGCACAATCCTCACCACTACGGAGAGTCCAGCATAAGCCTCGATGCGAGGCCGTCGGATTTACCGTACGAAGACACCATGGAAATGTGGAGCCTGGAGAAGGCCAAACGTTTCATGAAACAATCCGACAGCGACCCGTTCTTCGTCGAGCTTTGCTTTCAAAAACCTCACCATCCTTTGTTGCCACAAAAGAGATTCTGGGACCTTTATTCACCAGATTTGGATCTACCCGACAACATCAATGCGAATCCGGGACATAGGCCTCCACATTTTCAGGATGCTTACCACGAATTTCATTCCATGAAGTGGGACTACGCGAAAGAAGGTGACCCCTTTGAAGACGGTGCCCGCCGCGCATGGAGGGGAACTCTCGCCTGTATTTCTCAGATCGACGACGTTTTCGGAAAGCTTCTAACATTTCTCGAGGACAACGGTTTGTCGGAGAATACCATCGTTATTTACGGTAGTGATCATGGTTGTTATCATGGCCTTCACGGTATCGTCGAAAAGGCTCCCGGAATCTGTTCCGAATCTGTCTGCAAGGTCCCCCTCATCTGGAAGGTCCCTGGGACCACTCCTGAAGGACGAATCTGCGATTCTCTCGTAGAGAACATCGATATAGCCACCACCCTGCCTTCGCTCTGCAACATTCCAGAAATGGAAAGCGCGGACGGATGCAATATCATCCCATTGCTAAAAGGTTCCCAGGAACCGGTCAGAGAGATAGCCGTCACCGAGAACCCGTGGACAAAAGCTCTACGCTACGGAAAATGGCGCTATGTATACTACCCGAAACAGGTCTTCGGCTCTTCGAAAATCGGAGAACTTTACGATATTGAATCCGACCCATGGGAAACGAAGAACCTCTACGATGACGATGTCTATTCGTCAGTCCAGTTGCATTGCCAGAGACTTCTGCTGGATTGGGTCATAACGAGACGCCGCAGCGTCACTGCACAAGTCACAATCAAGGAGCCTCAAGTCTCCAGCTATCAAAGAGGCGCTTTTTTTCGCTATCCAGTCTGTGAAGACGGAACCGCCCCCAATTTTGCGCAACCTCGAAATCGCTCCAACCTTCATCAACGCTATCTGTAG
- a CDS encoding pectate lyase, whose product MPSLSIYCSTFLFTCAIVLSLKGNETPITETEWPPPDFAVSFDQSTVADRSHGFPEPGGFGTQIVPDGLDGSALRIEKDGGHLHYRAAGNVSADSGTIRFATRGTAISGEEGMVWLWAIRGHRYDLGLVVEDGKLFLRCTEFQIREQPTIAELSIPLVGNDPDEWHWIGASWDSLRQRAWLELDGAQVEGRLELPRGLDAPLAQYLGGGVEVRLYPGGMMRSGNEFDNLQIWMQSRALLDRYQPLSNPEMVELLEPMVEGIYRRFDTLEGLQFNGGWQVTYTWPTMLGAFAQGRGFIDTENIVSLDKSNGTPIIASRFVYAYDILGDESLLEVARKSGDFLVAAQSDEGYWLNNYQFDFGTIVPLDSRNRHSQPKFQDGVQSQSIALLLSLYKLTGESEYIISARKAGEFYLKAQNPDGSWSYKYDPEEGIGKTFLGEPQGGEINDYAMNDALNIMILLYHYTEDTRYLQAAKRAADWLVAAKMSGQVHGWAQQYDNTLSPASARHHEPPAYSSEDTLIACTALIEAYRLSGDENYLVPVQEAAQWIEEQFPDGKMFKYYDPETGRPVASWERKIYFLDDPVEFKEANQYPQNPHVIHPQPVPDIWSLLEKRNAPNVEQQGLTPLELRLARRALNTQNEAGLWIKDNVGGGRHTLGTGFGPSSVRAIHMLNFLEACYREMNLADPQLSHRGDLLRMAAPENWYDVPWPEGDTETEPNPEKAELQMGDFQVVIRTDPHFETRYGDRRFDRLGRVSSVQWKGREFLTSDGLVDEFSASGLGILGWDPLEATRDFVKIGVGEMEAFHAAKPHYMNAQPHRVQRVFPSKRDVGADWWHATQSVDSSGGVRYEYSKRITIDPPANLLIEYSLKNLSGTSISFDQYNHAFFSVPEGAETIELATSFSWEPIGSGIESGESFTYSPVEKPRIQRYRAIEEEQSSLLRLAFFPSGISVSLSLSPSVEALHCYQDRGQFCPELYFATKLDPGETAKWSREFRFDDSDLRFVTNNDR is encoded by the coding sequence ATGCCCTCTTTGTCCATCTATTGTTCCACGTTTCTCTTTACTTGTGCGATTGTTCTTTCTCTCAAAGGCAATGAAACGCCGATCACTGAGACCGAGTGGCCACCACCGGACTTCGCAGTGAGTTTTGATCAAAGCACGGTAGCCGATCGTTCGCATGGCTTTCCCGAACCGGGAGGGTTTGGAACTCAAATCGTTCCGGATGGATTGGACGGATCGGCTCTTCGGATTGAGAAAGATGGGGGGCATTTGCACTACCGGGCTGCGGGAAATGTCAGCGCCGATAGTGGCACCATTCGTTTTGCTACCCGGGGGACGGCGATCTCCGGAGAGGAAGGAATGGTTTGGCTTTGGGCGATCCGCGGCCATCGATACGATTTGGGTTTGGTGGTCGAGGATGGAAAACTCTTTCTGCGCTGTACGGAGTTTCAAATTCGGGAGCAACCGACAATCGCGGAGTTGTCGATTCCATTGGTGGGTAACGATCCGGATGAATGGCATTGGATCGGAGCGTCATGGGATAGCCTGCGCCAGCGTGCATGGCTGGAACTGGATGGGGCCCAAGTGGAAGGCAGACTCGAGCTTCCGAGAGGACTTGATGCACCTCTGGCTCAATACTTGGGAGGGGGGGTTGAAGTTCGCCTCTACCCCGGGGGCATGATGCGGAGCGGAAACGAATTCGATAATCTTCAGATTTGGATGCAAAGTCGTGCTTTACTGGATCGCTATCAACCGCTCTCGAATCCGGAGATGGTTGAGTTGTTGGAACCGATGGTTGAGGGGATTTATCGGCGTTTCGATACCTTGGAGGGGCTTCAGTTTAACGGTGGATGGCAGGTGACCTACACTTGGCCTACTATGCTCGGTGCATTCGCACAGGGACGAGGATTTATCGATACGGAGAATATCGTCAGTTTGGATAAGAGTAACGGCACGCCCATCATCGCATCCCGGTTTGTATACGCTTACGACATTTTAGGAGACGAATCGCTCCTTGAAGTTGCGCGGAAATCGGGTGATTTTCTGGTCGCTGCTCAATCGGATGAGGGCTATTGGCTGAACAACTATCAGTTCGATTTTGGAACGATTGTCCCTCTCGACTCACGCAATCGGCATTCGCAACCCAAGTTTCAGGACGGAGTTCAAAGCCAGTCCATTGCTCTTCTTTTGTCGCTCTATAAATTGACGGGCGAATCGGAATACATCATCAGCGCCCGGAAGGCAGGTGAGTTTTACCTGAAGGCTCAGAACCCGGACGGCAGTTGGTCTTATAAATACGATCCCGAAGAAGGAATCGGGAAGACCTTTCTGGGAGAACCCCAAGGGGGGGAAATCAACGATTACGCGATGAATGATGCGCTCAATATCATGATTTTGCTTTACCATTACACCGAAGACACCCGATATCTGCAGGCCGCGAAACGTGCGGCCGATTGGTTGGTTGCTGCCAAAATGTCTGGGCAGGTTCATGGTTGGGCGCAGCAGTATGACAATACCCTTTCTCCTGCATCTGCCCGGCATCACGAACCACCTGCCTATTCCAGCGAGGACACTTTGATCGCTTGCACGGCTTTGATCGAAGCCTATCGCCTGTCCGGAGACGAGAACTACTTAGTTCCCGTTCAGGAAGCCGCTCAGTGGATTGAAGAACAGTTTCCGGATGGAAAGATGTTTAAGTATTACGATCCGGAGACAGGGAGACCGGTCGCTAGTTGGGAGCGCAAAATCTATTTTCTCGACGATCCCGTCGAATTCAAAGAGGCTAATCAATACCCTCAGAATCCCCATGTCATCCACCCTCAGCCCGTCCCGGATATTTGGTCTTTGTTGGAAAAACGTAACGCGCCGAACGTCGAACAACAGGGTTTGACGCCTTTAGAACTTCGTTTGGCTCGTCGTGCACTGAATACCCAAAACGAGGCGGGCCTTTGGATCAAAGACAACGTCGGTGGTGGACGTCATACATTGGGCACGGGTTTTGGACCGAGTAGCGTGAGAGCAATACACATGCTGAATTTTCTCGAAGCTTGCTATCGAGAGATGAATCTTGCCGATCCGCAACTTTCTCATCGCGGGGACTTATTGCGAATGGCGGCACCAGAGAATTGGTACGACGTTCCTTGGCCAGAGGGTGATACAGAGACCGAACCAAATCCCGAAAAAGCAGAATTGCAGATGGGAGATTTTCAGGTGGTTATCCGGACCGATCCGCATTTCGAAACCCGCTATGGAGATCGGAGATTCGATCGTTTGGGCCGGGTTTCCTCCGTTCAATGGAAAGGGCGAGAGTTTTTAACCTCAGATGGTCTGGTCGATGAATTTAGTGCTTCGGGGTTGGGAATCCTGGGCTGGGATCCGTTGGAAGCAACGCGGGACTTTGTTAAAATCGGGGTGGGGGAGATGGAAGCCTTTCATGCGGCGAAACCCCATTATATGAACGCGCAACCCCATCGAGTTCAGAGGGTATTTCCCTCGAAACGCGACGTTGGGGCTGACTGGTGGCATGCTACCCAGAGCGTCGATTCTAGCGGAGGAGTTCGTTACGAATATTCCAAGAGAATTACAATCGATCCGCCTGCTAATCTGTTGATCGAGTATTCGTTGAAAAACCTGAGCGGAACCTCGATCTCATTCGATCAATACAATCATGCTTTCTTTTCCGTTCCCGAGGGTGCGGAGACGATTGAATTGGCCACATCTTTCTCATGGGAGCCGATTGGGTCGGGAATTGAGTCTGGAGAGAGTTTCACCTATTCGCCGGTAGAAAAACCCAGGATTCAGCGATACCGGGCGATAGAGGAGGAGCAAAGTAGTTTGCTACGGCTTGCCTTTTTCCCAAGTGGAATTTCGGTGAGTCTGTCTCTCTCGCCCAGCGTGGAGGCGCTTCATTGTTATCAGGATCGCGGCCAGTTCTGTCCGGAGCTTTATTTTGCGACGAAGCTCGATCCTGGAGAGACGGCAAAATGGTCTCGAGAATTTCGCTTCGACGACTCTGACCTTCGTTTCGTTACGAATAACGATCGGTAA
- a CDS encoding sulfatase family protein, whose protein sequence is MKPNILFITADQFRWDALGHLDRFSVETPHLDSLAHRGTSLRCYSPNPICVPCRASIVTGQPSCETGVYYNDQGWPRDMLTFPSEMAANGYFCSNVGKTHFMPKNRTAGFDRVFHEGDYQEALSRAGHKKAKPVGEQAVKDWNYRTRPEDIPYEWYEPVYITTRATQEIQRLAEERNCGEGGHEPFLLWTSLLQPHTPCIPPEPWFSRYSDVDFGPILKQPGELARMPKPVREFQETLAFLDDEHVLQFRRQYMASVSIVDEQVGRLLRALEDARIAENTIIIFTADHGDFLGDHHLQQKSFFYEASARVPFIAAGPGVQSGLSLDTPCSLIDLFPTFLDCAGLCYPEALDSEGNSIYDDERNLPGKSLWPALCGRAGLPDREIYSETGIHGQAIMILQGKNKYIYYPQTAESEYFDLESDPEEMKNHYRSDGLAAFPESVAQCFRFRIQEMEKWKNRKYFYKGRVRSNFS, encoded by the coding sequence ATGAAACCCAATATCCTCTTCATCACCGCTGACCAGTTTCGCTGGGACGCCCTCGGCCACCTAGATCGTTTTTCGGTGGAAACACCGCATCTCGACTCCCTTGCTCATCGTGGGACAAGTCTCCGCTGCTATTCTCCCAACCCGATCTGCGTCCCATGCCGTGCCTCCATCGTCACCGGCCAGCCGAGTTGCGAAACCGGGGTATACTACAACGATCAAGGATGGCCTCGGGACATGCTCACATTTCCAAGCGAAATGGCGGCAAACGGATACTTCTGCTCAAACGTGGGAAAGACCCACTTCATGCCAAAGAATAGAACGGCGGGCTTCGACCGAGTCTTCCACGAAGGAGACTATCAAGAAGCCCTGAGCCGAGCGGGACACAAGAAAGCCAAACCCGTTGGAGAACAGGCCGTAAAGGATTGGAACTACCGGACCAGACCCGAAGACATTCCCTATGAGTGGTACGAACCCGTGTATATTACTACTCGCGCCACTCAGGAAATCCAACGCCTGGCCGAGGAGCGCAACTGTGGAGAGGGAGGACACGAACCGTTCCTCCTCTGGACCTCCTTGCTTCAGCCCCATACGCCCTGCATTCCACCTGAACCTTGGTTCTCCCGTTACTCGGATGTGGACTTTGGTCCCATCCTGAAACAACCGGGAGAGTTGGCGCGAATGCCCAAACCCGTTCGAGAATTTCAAGAGACCCTCGCTTTCCTGGATGATGAACATGTCTTGCAATTCCGGCGTCAATACATGGCGAGCGTTAGTATTGTCGATGAACAGGTGGGGCGACTCCTCCGGGCATTGGAGGATGCGAGAATCGCCGAGAACACCATTATCATATTCACCGCCGATCACGGCGACTTTCTCGGGGATCACCACCTCCAACAGAAGTCATTCTTCTACGAGGCCTCCGCACGAGTACCATTCATCGCCGCCGGGCCAGGAGTTCAATCCGGACTCTCCCTCGATACTCCCTGCTCTCTGATCGATCTCTTTCCTACATTCCTCGACTGCGCTGGGCTTTGCTATCCCGAAGCGCTCGATTCTGAAGGGAACTCGATCTATGATGACGAACGCAACCTGCCTGGGAAAAGCCTTTGGCCCGCACTTTGTGGAAGGGCTGGCCTCCCCGATCGAGAAATCTATTCTGAAACCGGAATCCACGGGCAAGCGATCATGATTCTTCAAGGAAAGAACAAATACATCTACTATCCTCAGACTGCCGAATCGGAGTATTTCGACCTAGAGTCTGATCCCGAAGAAATGAAAAATCACTACCGATCCGACGGACTGGCAGCTTTCCCGGAATCGGTTGCTCAATGCTTTCGATTCAGAATTCAGGAGATGGAGAAATGGAAAAACCGGAAGTATTTTTACAAAGGAAGAGTTCGCTCCAATTTCTCGTAG